The Vitis vinifera cultivar Pinot Noir 40024 chromosome 12, ASM3070453v1 genome has a segment encoding these proteins:
- the LOC100262615 gene encoding G-type lectin S-receptor-like serine/threonine-protein kinase SD2-5: protein MAVPFLYLIFITLTSACFGSYSTIIFNGSYSTSMAGSGFYLNSSLSPTGYNKNSINMTACPGDSSTVRVVPSRQNSVSFVQTVISSSHNTGGAPYVTANGSSAHNTGGVPTAVITNGSYSISMAGSAFYLNSSLSPTWYNNNSINMTIYPGDSSTVRVVLSRQDSIGFVCGFYCIGTCSSYLFSVVVVGDNTSSLVWSANRDYPVKEDAILELTGEEGLVLQDSDGTKVWSTNISGNSILGMNITEAGNLVLFDSEGAMVWQSFDHPVDSLLVGQRLYEGQKLIASSSSTNWSLGPYYATLTAKDGFAVFVQDDQAETLMYYQLVPDKKLSNSTGSNYAELQQDGFLVNMGASQVTSGRNPYEFPLYSTIEFIKLEGDGHLRIHQLSSGKGFQTIVDLITVDLGVCQHPLICGEYGVCREGQCSCPEDHDGVRYFHETQSQLPDHGCSRITALSCGPSLDQHHLMEIKNATYFSVIDLDAASPNIKDMEECKQACLQNCSCSGAFFRYEKNTSDGYCFMPSKILSLREEHIPHNNFSSATFIKVQIPFDAPPRNKRNLAAIVAGSSAGVIFIICLAIFIYLVMLRKSNSKEDGGYIVQVHVPGMLVRLPYEDIRLATEDFKERLGQGGFGSVFKGMLADGTRIAVKRLDKMSQGMREFLAEVETIGSIHHFNLVRLIGFCAEKSNRLLVYEYMSNGSLENWIFYDGQRPCLDWQTRKKIVLDIAKGLAYLHEECRQRIVHLDIKPQNILLDENFNAKVSDFGLSKLIDRDENQVHSKMRGTPGYLAPELRDSKISVKADIYSFGIVLLEIVSGRKNVDRNHSESSFHMLRLLQKKAEEDRLIEIVENRNQDMQNHEEVVRMIRIGAWCLQDDPTRRPSMSVVVKVLEGVLEVEPSITFKFFHAITPTSVANNCVSSAVEASVLSNPR from the coding sequence atggcTGTTCCCTTCTTGTATTTGATCTTTATCACTCTTACTAGTGCTTGCTTTGGAAGTTATTCAACCATCATATTCAATGGAAGTTATTCAACTTCAATGGCGGGGAGTGGTTTCTACCTTAATTCAAGCCTTTCTCCAACAGGGTACAACAAGAATTCAATCAATATGACCGCATGTCCTGGTGATTCATCAACAGTGAGAGTAGTCCCCTCAAGGCAGAACAGTGTTAGCTTTGTTCAAACCGTCATAAGCTCTTCACACAATACTGGTGGTGCTCCATACGTCACAGCCAATGGAAGCTCTGCACACAATACTGGTGGTGTTCCAACAGCTGTCATAACCAATGGAAGTTATTCAATTTCAATGGCGGGCAGTGCTTTCTACCTTAATTCAAGCCTTTCTCCAACATGGTACAACAACAATTCAATCAATATGACTATATATCCTGGTGATTCATCAACAGTGAGAGTAGTCCTCTCGAGGCAGGACAGTATTGGTTTTGTTTGTGGTTTCTACTGTATTGGAACCTGCAGCTCTTACTTGTTCTCAGTCGTAGTAGTTGGAGATAACACTTCCAGTTTGGTTTGGTCGGCAAATAGAGACTATCCAGTTAAAGAGGATGCGATCCTGGAACTGACAGGAGAAGAAGGGCTAGTGCTACAAGATTCAGATGGCACCAAGGTGTGGTCAACAAATATATCCGGTAACTCCATACTAGGAATGAATATTACAGAAGCAGGAAATCTTGTTCTCTTTGACAGTGAAGGAGCCATGGTCTGGCAGTCATTCGACCACCCTGTTGACTCATTGCTAGTTGGGCAGCGATTATATGAAGGTCAAAAACTGATCGCAAGTTCCTCTTCCACCAATTGGAGCCTTGGACCATACTATGCTACATTAACAGCTAAGGATGGCTTTGCTGTTTTTGTCCAAGATGATCAGGCCGAAACATTGATGTATTATCAGTTGGTGCCAGACAAAAAGCTAAGCAACAGTACTGGATCAAATTATGCAGAGCTTCAACAAGATGGGTTCCTAGTGAACATGGGAGCGTCTCAAGTAACATCTGGAAGAAATCCATATGAATTTCCACTTTATTCTACCATTGAATTCATAAAACTTGAGGGTGATGGGCATCTAAGGATACATCAACTAAGTAGCGGAAAGGGGTTCCAAACGATTGTCGATTTGATTACAGTTGATCTGGGTGTGTGCCAGCATCCTCTCATCTGTGGGGAATATGGGGTATGCAGAGAAGGGCAATGTAGCTGTCCTGAAGACCATGATGGGGTTCGGTACTTCCATGAAACTCAGTCTCAATTGCCTGATCATGGTTGCTCTAGAATAACTGCATTGTCATGCGGACCTTCACTGGACCAGCATCAtctaatggaaataaaaaatgcaacCTACTTCAGCGTTATTGATCTAGATGCTGCATCTCCAAATATCAAGGATATGGAAGAGTGCAAACAAGCCTGTCTGCAGAATTGTTCTTGTAGTGGGGCCTTTTTCAGGTACGAGAAGAATACTTCAGATGGGTATTGTTTCATGCCATCTAAAATCTTGTCGCTGAGAGAAGAGCATATCCCCCACAACAATTTCTCATCTGCTACATTCATTAAGGTACAGATTCCCTTTGACGCACCaccaagaaataaaagaaatttagcAGCAATAGTAGCTGGATCTAGTGCAGGtgtcattttcattatttgtctTGCAATTTTTATATACTTGGTGATGCTGCGGAAGAGTAATTCCAAAGAGGATGGAGGTTATATCGTTCAAGTCCATGTTCCAGGAATGCTTGTGAGGCTCCCATATGAAGACATAAGGTTGGCAACAGAAGATTTCAAGGAGAGACTTGGCCAGGGGGGATTCGGTTCTGTCTTCAAAGGAATGCTAGCAGATGGCACTAGAATTGCAGTAAAGCGGCTGGACAAAATGAGCCAAGGGATGAGAGAGTTCTTAGCAGAAGTTGAGACAATAGGGAGCATACACCATTTTAATCTTGTAAGGCTGATTGGATTTTGTGCTGAAAAATCAAACAGGCTTTTAGTTTATGAATATATGAGTAATGGATCTCTGGAAAATTGGATTTTCTATGATGGCCAGAGGCCTTGTCTTGATTGGCAAACCCGAAAGAAGATAGTACTTGACATAGCCAAAGGCCTGGCTTATCTTCATGAAGAATGCCGACAGAGAATAGTTCATCTGGACATAAAGCCGCAGAACATTCTCTTGGATGAAAATTTCAATGCCAAAGTTTCCGATTTTGGGTTATCTAAGCTAATAGACAGGGATGAGAACCAAGTCCATTCAAAAATGAGAGGAACTCCTGGGTATCTGGCTCCAGAGTTGAGGGACTCAAAAATCTCTGTGAAAGCTGACATTTATAGCTTTGGTATAGTCCTCCTCGAAATAGTTAGTGGAAGGAAAAATGTTGATCGCAATCATTCAGAATCCAGTTTTCATATGCTTAGATTGTTGCAGAAGAAGGCAGAGGAGGACCGCCTGATTGAGATTGTGGAAAATCGGAATCAGGACATGCAAAATCACGAAGAAGTGGTGAGGATGATAAGGATTGGGGCTTGGTGTTTGCAGGACGATCCAACCAGGAGGCCTTCCATGTCAGTTGTTGTGAAGGTTTTGGAGGGAGTACTGGAGGTGGAACCGAGCATCACCTTCAAGTTTTTTCATGCAATAACTCCTACTTCTGTGGCCAACAACTGTGTTTCTTCTGCAGTTGAAGCATCAGTTCTTTCTAATCCAAGATGA